AAGTATGGGGCATAAAGCTGGAATGGAAACCATTAGAGTAGTTTTAAAAGAAGCAACAAGGCTAGGTGTTAAGAACTTAACTTTATATGCTTTTTCAACTGAGAATTGGTCTAGACCTAAGGATGAAGTTGGAACAATAATGAAGTTGTTAGTTACTTACTTGAATAAGGAGTTAAAAGAATGTCATGAAAATGGCGTGAAAATGAATCTGTTAGGAGATATTACAAAACTGCCAGAAGACTGCCAAAAAGCCTTAAATAATGCTATAGAGACTACTAAGAATAATACAAAAATTAACTTGAATTTTGCTCTAAACTATGGTGGAAGAGATGAAATAATAAGAGCAATAAAGCTTATAAGTGAAGATGTAAAAAATAACAAAATATCTGAAGATGATATTGATGAGATACTGGTACAAAATTATTTATATACTAAGGGTATACCAGACCCTGATTTAATAATTAGACCATCTGGAGAACAGAGGCTTAGTAATTTTTTACTATGGCAATGTGCTTATTCTGAATTTTGGTATTCGCATATAAACTGGCCTGAATTTAAAGAAAAAGATTTAAGAAGAGCAATTGCGGATTATCAAAATAGAGATAGGCGATTTGGAAAAGTAAAATAGAGGAGTGGTTGGATTTTGAAATCTGATAATAGATATTTAGGTGCTGCAATGATTGCTCCATTTATAATATTCATTTTTCTTGGAGGTGTTTATCTAAAAGGATTTGTATTTGCAATATCTATGATAGGACTTTGGGAATTTTATAGAGCATTGAAAGAAAAAAATCTTAAGCCAATAAAAAGTGTGGGATATATTCTACTGATAATATACTATTTATTAAATAATAACTTTGAACTTATGATGTATATACTTGTTGCTGCTGTATTTATATTGTTAATAGTTCCAGTTATAAATTTAGAATACTCATTTATTGATGTTGCAGTAACTTTATTAGGAGTAATTTATTGCGGAATTCTATTCAGCTTTGTATATTTAGTTAATGCAAAGCCATCTGGTCACTATTTAGTTTGGATTATATTTATAGGTTCATGGCTTTCTGATACTGCGGCATTTTATAGTGGAAAGTTATTTGGGAAACATAAACTTTCACCTAAAGTATCTCCTAAAAAGACTATAGAGGGTTCTGTTGGTGGACTTATTGGCGCGACAATATTTACTGGGATATTTGGAGTTGTAATACAAAACTATATTAATATTATGCCAATATATAACTACTTTATAATAGGAGCCTTGTGTGGTTTGTTTGGGCAATTAGGAGATTTGGTTGCTTCTTCTATAAAGAGATATGTAGAAATTAAAGATTATAGCAATCTTATTCCTGGACACGGTGGAATATTAGATAGATTTGATAGTATAATATTCTCTGCAACAGTTGTGTTTTATTATTTGACTTTTATGGTTAAAATTTAATAGAATTTAAAAATGAAAATATGAATCTATGCTTATTTGTACTCATACAAGAAAGCATAGATTTTTCTATAATTTTTATTATGAAGTTTTAAGGGAAAATTACAAGCATATAATATAAAAAATAGAGATAATATAAAGTCAGTGAGGTGAAGAATATTTTCAAAACATATAAAAAACTTTTTTCACTTTTAATATGTTTCATTTTTATAGCCATTGGAACGTTTTTTATCAAATACTATTTCAAACCGTTTATATCCATGATTGTTATGGTGATAGTTTGCGCGCCTATATATAAAATTATGATTAATGCTAAAGTTCCTAATAAAATAGCTGGTGCATTAAGTATCATTATTGTTAATATTGTAGTGATTCTTGTAGTTATATATTTGGGGAGTGAGATATTTGCCTTACTAAAGAGAATATATTTATCAAATTTGGAAGGTGTGAATAAATTTATCAATGAAATTTCAAATAGTTTAAATATAGATTTTGGTAATTTTAAATTTGGAAAAAGTGTAATTTCGATAATTAATGATCAAAATATAAGAAATGGAGCTATAAATACTGGAGATAGTGTTTTGGCATACTTTATTGGCAATATTTGTGCATTTTTTGTCTTGGTAGATAAAGCAGAAATTTTAGAATTAATATCTATGTTGCTTCCGATAGAGATAATCTATAAATTTCAGAACCAAAGGACAAAGCTAAACCAGATGATAGTAATTGAAGGAATTCTTGTTCTTATTTCAACTTTAGAAATAATTAGCGGATTTTTTATGCTCAAAGTTCCTAATTTTTTTATGTTAGGTATAGTATGTGGAATTTTAGATATACTTCCCTATGTTGGAACAATAATTGTATTTATTCCTATTATAATATACAATATTATAGCAAAGAAATTTTTTGTGGCATTTGGATTAATATGTGTATACTTATTGGTTCAAATAGTTAGGGAAGTTTTAGAAGCTAAATTTTTAGGAGATAAATTAGAAATACACCCTTTTGTTATATTGCTGTCTATATATATTGGTGCAAAAATATTTGGGATATTAGGAATAGTGATAGGGCCAATGTATGGCATTATCGCTAAAGAAATAATTTTTAGTAAAGATTGATTTTTTAGAGGTAAAGAAGAATATATATCGATTATCAATTAATGCATGGATTATTTCTGTGATATGCAATATTGAATAGAATTTAAATATTGAATTTTTAAGTTTTTAGGGTTTGTGTTGTTAGGAGGAAAAGAATGAAGAAACTTTCGATATTAGGGGTTACAGGTTCTATAGGAACTCAAACCTTAGATGTAATTAGAAAATCAAATGGTGAGCTTAAATTAATAGGAGTAACTGCAAATACTTCGGTAAAAAAGATTGTTGATATAATAGAAGAATTTAAGCCAGCTTATGTTGCTATGATGGACTCAAAGAGTGCTATAGAAGTAAAAAAACATTGTAAGGAAACAAATAAGAAAATTGAAGTCTTAGATGGAATAGAAGGATTAAATAAAATTGCATCTTTAGATGAAATTGACATAGTAGTGACATCTGTAGTTGGTATGATAGGATTAGAACCAACAATGAAAGCTATAGAAGCTAAAAAAGACATAGCTCTTGCCAACAAAGAAACTCTAGTGGTTGCAGGTGAAATGGTAATGAAAGCTGCGAAAAAAAGTAATGTAAGAATACTTCCAGTAGATTCAGAACATAGTGCTATATTTCAATCGCTCA
The window above is part of the Clostridium saccharoperbutylacetonicum N1-4(HMT) genome. Proteins encoded here:
- a CDS encoding phosphatidate cytidylyltransferase; this encodes MKSDNRYLGAAMIAPFIIFIFLGGVYLKGFVFAISMIGLWEFYRALKEKNLKPIKSVGYILLIIYYLLNNNFELMMYILVAAVFILLIVPVINLEYSFIDVAVTLLGVIYCGILFSFVYLVNAKPSGHYLVWIIFIGSWLSDTAAFYSGKLFGKHKLSPKVSPKKTIEGSVGGLIGATIFTGIFGVVIQNYINIMPIYNYFIIGALCGLFGQLGDLVASSIKRYVEIKDYSNLIPGHGGILDRFDSIIFSATVVFYYLTFMVKI
- a CDS encoding AI-2E family transporter, encoding MKNIFKTYKKLFSLLICFIFIAIGTFFIKYYFKPFISMIVMVIVCAPIYKIMINAKVPNKIAGALSIIIVNIVVILVVIYLGSEIFALLKRIYLSNLEGVNKFINEISNSLNIDFGNFKFGKSVISIINDQNIRNGAINTGDSVLAYFIGNICAFFVLVDKAEILELISMLLPIEIIYKFQNQRTKLNQMIVIEGILVLISTLEIISGFFMLKVPNFFMLGIVCGILDILPYVGTIIVFIPIIIYNIIAKKFFVAFGLICVYLLVQIVREVLEAKFLGDKLEIHPFVILLSIYIGAKIFGILGIVIGPMYGIIAKEIIFSKD
- a CDS encoding isoprenyl transferase, yielding MRNIFKSKKKENENFELDMDNIPNHIAIIMDGNGRWAKEKKMPRSMGHKAGMETIRVVLKEATRLGVKNLTLYAFSTENWSRPKDEVGTIMKLLVTYLNKELKECHENGVKMNLLGDITKLPEDCQKALNNAIETTKNNTKINLNFALNYGGRDEIIRAIKLISEDVKNNKISEDDIDEILVQNYLYTKGIPDPDLIIRPSGEQRLSNFLLWQCAYSEFWYSHINWPEFKEKDLRRAIADYQNRDRRFGKVK